One stretch of Arachis hypogaea cultivar Tifrunner chromosome 20, arahy.Tifrunner.gnm2.J5K5, whole genome shotgun sequence DNA includes these proteins:
- the LOC112783034 gene encoding uncharacterized protein, whose translation MDNPCFVVPYHDPYDTPPLSPSFFNISNPTLLDLTNVASGNESSHSQQKNNIIQDGNLQPTFDPMIQDSNFVGGTGGNNFESIPLLQVHSEEGLSHDFNNNVNTITLSHWPLPPVPFSCSCCSVLREIVHTNGFNFKKVEIHGRPGLISHAIQHPSVNGDYTSTSNLQYQMIDFCRRGIDDVKNFLVEYCRVQSAAGYFMLQDPLSAYYEALCTGLEWVEEFSDDTDDLNASNSDDENEQVADNGVGASGKAPRRLSLSEQRDRAGKMKLDDFAPYFHFPIEEASRQMNICPTVVKKICRKEGLSRWPYRKIKSTVRQISQLKRTMESKDVRSKARIQAEIYRLHLKLREICAGRYPSGLVIP comes from the exons ATGGATAATCCTTGCTTTGTTGTACCGTACCATGATCCATATGATACTCCTCCACTCAGTCCGAGTTTTTTCAACATTTCCAACCCCACTCTTCTCGATCTTACCAATGTCGCCAGTGGAAACGAATCCAGTCACTCTcaacaaaagaataatataattcaaGATGGTAATCTCCAACCAACTTTTGATCCGATGATTCAAGATAGTAACTTTGTTGGAGGAACAGGAGGGAATAACTTCGAATCAATTCCTTTGTTACAAGTGCATTCTGAGGAAGGTCTATCGCATGATTTCAACAACAATGTGAATACAATTACGCTGTCTCATTGGCCCCTGCCACCAGTCCCATTTTCTTGTAGCTGTTGTAGTGTCCTCAGGGAAATTGTTCACACCAATG GATTTAACTTTAAGAAAGTTGAAATTCATGGAAGGCCTGGCTTGATCTCTCATGCAATTCAACATCCTAGTGTGAATGGAGATTATACTTCCACTAGCAACCTTCAATATCAAATGATTGA TTTTTGTAGGAGAGGCATTGATGACGTGAAGAATTTCCTAGTTGAGTATTGCAGAGTACAAAGTGCAGCAGGGTACTTTATGTTGCAAGATCCACTTTCTGCTTATTATGAGGCCCTATGCACTGGACTTGAATGGGTCGAAGAGTTCAGCGACGACACTGACGATTTGAATGCAAGCAATTCAG ATGATGAGAATGAACAAGTGGCTGACAATGGAGTAGGAGCATCAGGAAAGGCTCCTAGAAGATTATCTCTTTCGGAACAGAGGGATAGAGCGGGGAAGATGAAATTGGATGATTTTGCCCCTTATTTTCATTTTCCAATTGAGGAAGCATCGAGGCAAATGAATATCTGTCCCACCGTAGTGAAGAAAATTTGCCGTAAGGAAGGATTATCACGATGGCCTTACAGAAAG ATCAAAAGCACTGTAAGGCAGATCTCGCAACTTAAGAGAACGATGGAATCAAAAGATGTAAGGTCAAAGGCAAGGATTCAGGCAGAGATTTACAGGCTCCATCTAAAATTAAGAGAGATTTGTGCTGGACGATACCCATCTGGATTAGTTATACCATGA